The Bacteroidota bacterium genome segment CTGGCATTAGGAATGTCTCGCCGACGTTCGCACCAATGTTCGCAACCAATAATTCATTACCGAACAGATTTGACTTTTCGAGGAATTTATAGCTGTCCTTATCAACGTATTTCTGCGTGTCATGACCAAGCCCGAGACGTAAGTCATACAGCCGAACATAGAGGGCGAACTTCGGGACATCGAAAACACGAACATTATTTCGCAGTGACTCAAAACTCCCTGCTGCAACAAAGTCAGTCATTTCACTGATTTCGGTCACTAATTCTCGGCACTCCCACTCCTGCGGAATCACCCCCGCCTCAGTCTGCTTGTATCCCGCCGGAACCGCGCTCATTGCAGGAGACTCCCACAGAAAGTCGGCGCTGGCAGGACGGCGTTGAGGTGCGTCACTGCCATACGAACCCCATCTTTTTCAGGTGCTCATCGACGCGGGCGGCGAGGGTCTCCACTTCTTCCGCCAGCCGGGGCAGCGGCGTGGCGTAGCGCTCAGTCAGTTGCCGGATGCGTCCGGTCAGGGCTTGGCTAACGCGATCCAGTTCGCCCTGTACTTGTGCCGCCAGCGTGGCGAGCCATTTGTCTTCCACCACCAGAGTCTTGATCTCGACCTCGGTGAGCTTGGCGTATTGGGCGGCCACCTGGGTGTCGAGCGCCTTCTGTGCGTCCTTTACCGCCTTGCCAGCGGCGGCTTCCTCTTCGATCAAGTCGGCGTAGGCGTCGAGCAGCTTGCGTTCCTCCAAGGCGTCCATGTCGCGCTTGATCTCGGTCTGCCGCGCCTTGACGCTGACCTTGGTGAGTTTGCCCTTGTCGTTCTTCGCTTCGGCCAGCAGTCCGTCCTCGCCACCATGTTCCTCGTCCATCTCCTCCATCTGGCGGCTGATGGCGTCGCGCTCGGCTTCGCGTTGTTCGATGGTGGTCTGTTCAACGGCGAAATAGCGGGCGACGATCAGCGCGGGCGGGATCAAGTCGGTGTTGGGCTTACCATCCTGTAGGGCCTGCCAGCCGTCGCTGGCGATCATCCAGGCATCGTCCTGCATGGTCTCAGCCCAGTAGTCCATCAGGTGCTGATAGACGCCGTAGGGGTCGATCAACGAGGCGATGGCATCATGACTACGAAATGTTTCCAGCAGGTTTTCCGAGAGCGTCTCGATCAGCAGCTTGGGACGATCGCCAATCCGGATACCGGTGAGCAGTGGGGTGTTGGCGGCCTTCCATGTGCCGAACAGCGTCGTTACCGTCTGGTTAAAGGCGGTGAATTCGGGGTGACCGAAGATGGCGGCCTTGACTTGACCCGCCTCGACCCTGGGTTGGCTATAACCGGGGCGCTCGGCGGCGTTGGTCAGCGGGCCAAACAGTTCGCGGCGCACGCTGGGGAAAACCTTCCAATAGGCGGCAAGGCCGTCGATGTCAGCATTGGGGATGCCGCCTTTGAGGTGGGCCTCGATGTCCTGCACGTCTTCCGGGGAGGTCGAGTCGATGTAGCGCGGCAGGTTCAGATTGAAGTCATTGCCCTCAACCTCGGCCAGCGGCACCAGGCGCGAGTACTTGGGCGTTTCCAGTTGACGGGTAAAGGTATCGACGATCTTGTGGATATCTTGCGCCCGCAGCCGGTTCTTGTTGCCATCCTTGATGAAGCCACGGCTTCCATCGATCATGAAGATGCCGCTGTTGCCAAAAGCGCGCCCGGCCGCACCTTCCTTGTCGAGAACGATGATGCAGGCGGGGATGCCGGTGCCGTAGAACAGGTTGGCGGGCAGGCCGATGATGCCCTTGATATAGCCCTGTTTGACGATGCGGGTGCGAATAGCCGCTTCGGCCCCGCCGCGGAATAATACGCCATGCGGCAGAATCACTGCCGCCTTGCCGGTGCTCTTGAGGCTTTTGAGCATATGCAGCAGGAAGGCGTAGTCGCCATTCTTCGCCGGGGGTGTTCCATACTCAAAGCGGTTATACAGATCATTGGCTGGATCAAATCCGGTCGTCCATGATTTGACCGAGAAAGGTGGATTGGCGACTACGTAATCGAAGGTCTTGAGGCTGCCGTCGGCGTTCTTGTAGTGCGGGTGTGCGAGCGCGTTGTCCTGCCAGATTTCCGCCGTAGGGCAATCGTGCAGCACCATGTTCATCCGCGCCAGCGCCGAGGTGGCGTTGTCCATCTCCTGCCCGTACAGCGCGAGGTCGAGCCCGGTTCGGCTCTTGGCTTCGTCGTGCGCTTTCAGCAACAGCGAGCCGGAGCCGCAGGTCGGGTCATAAATGCTCTGCGCGGCATGGCTGGCTTTGCCGAGGTCAATGACCATGGCCATAATGCGTGAGACTTCCGCCGGGGTGTAGAATTGCCCCTTGCTCTTGCCCGATTCAGTGGCGAAGTGGCGCATCAGGTATTCGTAGGCATCGCCCAGCAGATCGTCGCCCTCAGCCCGGTTGCGACCGAAATCCAGCCCCTCGAAGATGGCGACCAGCTTGGTGAGACGATCGACCATGGCCTGCGCCTTGCCAAGCTTTTCCTCATCGTTGAAGTCGGCGACGTTGAT includes the following:
- a CDS encoding type I restriction-modification system subunit M, with amino-acid sequence MALKKSELYSSLWQSCDELRGGMDASQYKDYVLVLLFVKYVSDKYAGDPNALINVPAGGGFADMVAAKGDKEIGDKINKIIGKLADTNDSLKGAINVADFNDEEKLGKAQAMVDRLTKLVAIFEGLDFGRNRAEGDDLLGDAYEYLMRHFATESGKSKGQFYTPAEVSRIMAMVIDLGKASHAAQSIYDPTCGSGSLLLKAHDEAKSRTGLDLALYGQEMDNATSALARMNMVLHDCPTAEIWQDNALAHPHYKNADGSLKTFDYVVANPPFSVKSWTTGFDPANDLYNRFEYGTPPAKNGDYAFLLHMLKSLKSTGKAAVILPHGVLFRGGAEAAIRTRIVKQGYIKGIIGLPANLFYGTGIPACIIVLDKEGAAGRAFGNSGIFMIDGSRGFIKDGNKNRLRAQDIHKIVDTFTRQLETPKYSRLVPLAEVEGNDFNLNLPRYIDSTSPEDVQDIEAHLKGGIPNADIDGLAAYWKVFPSVRRELFGPLTNAAERPGYSQPRVEAGQVKAAIFGHPEFTAFNQTVTTLFGTWKAANTPLLTGIRIGDRPKLLIETLSENLLETFRSHDAIASLIDPYGVYQHLMDYWAETMQDDAWMIASDGWQALQDGKPNTDLIPPALIVARYFAVEQTTIEQREAERDAISRQMEEMDEEHGGEDGLLAEAKNDKGKLTKVSVKARQTEIKRDMDALEERKLLDAYADLIEEEAAAGKAVKDAQKALDTQVAAQYAKLTEVEIKTLVVEDKWLATLAAQVQGELDRVSQALTGRIRQLTERYATPLPRLAEEVETLAARVDEHLKKMGFVWQ